A genomic segment from Drosophila miranda strain MSH22 chromosome 3, D.miranda_PacBio2.1, whole genome shotgun sequence encodes:
- the LOC108158778 gene encoding protein enabled isoform X7: MLCEQSIIGARASVMVYDDNQKKWVPSGSSSGLSKVQIYHHQQNNTFRVVGRKLHDLEVVINCSILKGLKYNQATATFHQWRDSKFVYGLNFSSQNDAENFARAMMHALETVSQSLQVLSGRVANNPGGQPTNGNGYEEDMGYRTMTSEDAAILRQNNGIAGHITPSAQTPTSQTNQNNIPQSPPTPQGHHRTSRNSLSAPPAPQPQQQQQQMAPPGPHYRPPAGNGPTPNGLPPQVNPQIPPAPGQALQQPQQPQQQPQQPYQQQQQQPVYAAQQQQQQMVQAGYPGPSQYQQPHYVLSNSNPNLNMHQYPTQPPQQSLPQQQQQQQPQPPHQNGGGPIYVVSQPGHGHGHIPSSASANSVVYASQQQMVQQQQQQQQPPQAPAMPAPGYGPPQAHPQPPPQQQQQQAENPYGQVPMPPPMNPSQGQIPLNRMSSQGGGQPAAPAPPPPPPTFGGAPPAPPQMFNGAPPPPQPPAPPAPPAMGGPPAPGGPGGPGAPPPPPPPPGMGGAPKKDDPQADLMGSLAVQLQQFKLKKNKSTTSAPENSGSSTSSGGSGNYGTIGRSSNGMASMMDEMAKTLARRRAQAEKKEPDPEPEVKQRPWEKSNTLPHKLGGGAGNGSGTNGPNGSSGGAGSNTTNSGGESPRPMRKRFGSASEETILKVNGDGLSLALSNGDLETLKAEIVREMRLEIQKVKTEIIDAIKSEFNRR, encoded by the exons TGAGCAGAGCATTATCGGGGCACGCGCCTCTGTGATGGTCTACGACGACAACCAGAAGAAGTGGGTGCCCTCGGGGAGCTCGTCGGGACTGAGCAAGGTGCAGATCTACCACCACCAGCAGAACAACACGTTCCGGGTGGTGGGACGGAAGCTGCACGACCTCGAGGTGGTGATCAACTGCTCGATCCTGAAGGGGCTGAAGTACAACCAGGCCACGGCCACGTTCCACCAGTGGCGCGACTCTAAGTTCGTCTACGGCCTGAACTTCTCCAGCCAGAACGATGCGGAGAACTTCGCCCGGGCCATGATGCACGCGCTGGAG ACCGTCTCTCAATCGCTGCAGGTGCTCAGCGGCCGGGTGGCCAACAACCCGGGCGGACAGCCGACCAATGGTAACGGGTACGAGGAGGACATGGGCTACCGCACCATGACCAGCGAGGATGCGGCCATTCTCCGGCAGAACAACGGCATTGCCGGCCACATCACGCCCTCGGCCCAGACGCCCACTTCGCAGACCAACCAGAACAACATACCCCAGAGTCCGCCGACGCCCCAGGGCCACCATCGCACCAGCAG GAATTCCCTTAGCGCACCGCCGGCCCCCCAgccgcagcaacagcagcagcagatggcCCCGCCCGGACCACATTACAGACCGCCCGCCGGCAACGGACCCACGCCCAACGGCCTACCGCCGCAGGTGAACCCACAAATCCCCCCGGCCCCGGGCCAGGCcctgcagcagccgcagcagccccaacaacagccacagcagccgtaccagcagcagcagcagcaacccgTCTACgccgcccagcagcagcagcagcagatggtcCAGGCGGGCTATCCGGGTCCCTCTCAG TACCAGCAGCCGCACTACGTGCTCTCCAATTCTAATCCCAATCTCAATATGCATCAATACCCGACACAGCCCCCACAGCAGTCtctgccgcagcagcagcagcagcagcagccccagccGCCGCATCAGAACGGGGGCGGACCCATTTACGTGGTCTCGCAGCCCGGCCACGGACACGGCCACATCCCGAGCTCGGCCAGCGCCAACAGCGTCGTGTACGCCAGCCAGCAACAGATggtccagcagcagcagcagcagcagcagccgccacaGGCGCCGGCCATGCCCGCTCCCGGCTACGGTCCGCCCCAGGCACACCCACAGCcgccgccgcagcagcagcagcagcaggcggagAATCCGTATGGCCAGGTGCCGATGCCGCCGCCAATGAATCCGTCACAAGGCCAGATCCCTCTGAACCGCATGAGCAGCCAGGGCGGGGGCCAGCCCGCTGCTCCAGCCCCGCCCCCGCCGCCGCCCACCTTCGGCGGAGCTCCGCCAGCGCCGCCACAGATGTTCAACGGAGCCCCGCCTCCGCCACAGCCGCCGGCTCCACCGGCGCCGCCAGCCATGGGTGGACCGCCAGCTCCGGGTGGTCCCGGGGGTCCTGGCGCCCCTCCTCCACCGCCTCCGCCCCCGGGAATGGGCGGAGCGCCCAAAAAAGATGACCCCCAAGCAGATCTCATGGGCTCACTGGCCGTCCAACTGCAACAGTTCAAGCTCAAGAAGAACAAG TCCACGACCTCCGCTCCGGAGAACAGTGGCAGCAGCACCTCGAGTGGAGGCAGCGGAAACTATGGCACAATCGGACGCAGCTCCAATGGCATGGCCTCCATGATGGACGAGATGGCCAAGACGCTGGCGCGTCGTCGTGCCCAGGCCGAGAAGAAAGAG CCCGATCCTGAGCCCGAGGTGAAGCAGCGTCCGTGGGAGAAGTCCAACACGCTGCCCCACAAGCTGGGCGGCGGTGCCGGAAACGGCTCTGGGACGAACGGGCCCAACGGCAGCTCTGGCGGAGCTGGCAGCAACACAACGAACAGCGGCGGGGAATCGCCGCGACCCATGCGAAAGCGCTTCGGCAGTGCCAGCGAGGAGACCATTCTGAAG GTGAACGGCGATGGCCTGTCCCTGGCACTGTCCAACGGAGACTTGGAGACACTGAAGGCTGAGATAGTGCGCGAGATGCGCCTGGAGATCCAGAAGGTCAAGACCGAGATCATAGATG CTATCAAATCGGAGTTCAATCGCAGATAG
- the LOC108158778 gene encoding protein enabled isoform X4: MAMKKLYAKTSFSSKKPNAVVASSGPILAYHQSSGPAGGMCEFQAPKGVPVPAPGAATQPAGELIRRSQSLHRVKGLSEYYSIEELQELDLLDYRHPMYHHYQQQQQELLLRQRSAYHEHEQLVLQLPKADRGAAPIYEAPHQQHQRSVQDQSFEQSIIGARASVMVYDDNQKKWVPSGSSSGLSKVQIYHHQQNNTFRVVGRKLHDLEVVINCSILKGLKYNQATATFHQWRDSKFVYGLNFSSQNDAENFARAMMHALEVLSGRVANNPGGQPTNGNGYEEDMGYRTMTSEDAAILRQNNGIAGHITPSAQTPTSQTNQNNIPQSPPTPQGHHRTSSAPPAPQPQQQQQQMAPPGPHYRPPAGNGPTPNGLPPQVNPQIPPAPGQALQQPQQPQQQPQQPYQQQQQQPVYAAQQQQQQMVQAGYPGPSQYQQPHYVLSNSNPNLNMHQYPTQPPQQSLPQQQQQQQPQPPHQNGGGPIYVVSQPGHGHGHIPSSASANSVVYASQQQMVQQQQQQQQPPQAPAMPAPGYGPPQAHPQPPPQQQQQQAENPYGQVPMPPPMNPSQGQIPLNRMSSQGGGQPAAPAPPPPPPTFGGAPPAPPQMFNGAPPPPQPPAPPAPPAMGGPPAPGGPGGPGAPPPPPPPPGMGGAPKKDDPQADLMGSLAVQLQQFKLKKNKSTTSAPENSGSSTSSGGSGNYGTIGRSSNGMASMMDEMAKTLARRRAQAEKKEPDPEPEVKQRPWEKSNTLPHKLGGGAGNGSGTNGPNGSSGGAGSNTTNSGGESPRPMRKRFGSASEETILKVNGDGLSLALSNGDLETLKAEIVREMRLEIQKVKTEIIDAIKSEFNRR, encoded by the exons ATGGCCATGAAGAAACTCTATGCCAAGACCTCGTTCAGCAGCAAGAAACCCAATGCCGTGGTGGCCTCCTCGGGCCCCATCCTGGCCTACCACCAGTCCTCCGGCCCCGCCGGCGGCATGTGCGAGTTCCAGGCCCCGAAGGGTGTCCCCGTGCCGGCACCCGGGGCTGCCACACAGCCCGCCGGGGAGTTGATTCGTCGCAGCCAGAGCCTGCACCGCGTCAAGGGCCTGTCCGAGTACTACAGCATCGAGGAGCTGCAGGAGCTGGATCTGCTCGACTACCGCCACCCCATGTACCACCactaccagcagcagcagcaggagctgcTCCTGCGCCAGCGGTCGGCCTACCACGAGCACGAGCAGCTCGTCCTGCAGCTGCCGAAGGCCGACCGGGGCGCGGCACCCATCTACGAAGCGCCccaccaacaacaccagcGATCCGTCCAGGATCAGTCGTT TGAGCAGAGCATTATCGGGGCACGCGCCTCTGTGATGGTCTACGACGACAACCAGAAGAAGTGGGTGCCCTCGGGGAGCTCGTCGGGACTGAGCAAGGTGCAGATCTACCACCACCAGCAGAACAACACGTTCCGGGTGGTGGGACGGAAGCTGCACGACCTCGAGGTGGTGATCAACTGCTCGATCCTGAAGGGGCTGAAGTACAACCAGGCCACGGCCACGTTCCACCAGTGGCGCGACTCTAAGTTCGTCTACGGCCTGAACTTCTCCAGCCAGAACGATGCGGAGAACTTCGCCCGGGCCATGATGCACGCGCTGGAG GTGCTCAGCGGCCGGGTGGCCAACAACCCGGGCGGACAGCCGACCAATGGTAACGGGTACGAGGAGGACATGGGCTACCGCACCATGACCAGCGAGGATGCGGCCATTCTCCGGCAGAACAACGGCATTGCCGGCCACATCACGCCCTCGGCCCAGACGCCCACTTCGCAGACCAACCAGAACAACATACCCCAGAGTCCGCCGACGCCCCAGGGCCACCATCGCACCAGCAG CGCACCGCCGGCCCCCCAgccgcagcaacagcagcagcagatggcCCCGCCCGGACCACATTACAGACCGCCCGCCGGCAACGGACCCACGCCCAACGGCCTACCGCCGCAGGTGAACCCACAAATCCCCCCGGCCCCGGGCCAGGCcctgcagcagccgcagcagccccaacaacagccacagcagccgtaccagcagcagcagcagcaacccgTCTACgccgcccagcagcagcagcagcagatggtcCAGGCGGGCTATCCGGGTCCCTCTCAG TACCAGCAGCCGCACTACGTGCTCTCCAATTCTAATCCCAATCTCAATATGCATCAATACCCGACACAGCCCCCACAGCAGTCtctgccgcagcagcagcagcagcagcagccccagccGCCGCATCAGAACGGGGGCGGACCCATTTACGTGGTCTCGCAGCCCGGCCACGGACACGGCCACATCCCGAGCTCGGCCAGCGCCAACAGCGTCGTGTACGCCAGCCAGCAACAGATggtccagcagcagcagcagcagcagcagccgccacaGGCGCCGGCCATGCCCGCTCCCGGCTACGGTCCGCCCCAGGCACACCCACAGCcgccgccgcagcagcagcagcagcaggcggagAATCCGTATGGCCAGGTGCCGATGCCGCCGCCAATGAATCCGTCACAAGGCCAGATCCCTCTGAACCGCATGAGCAGCCAGGGCGGGGGCCAGCCCGCTGCTCCAGCCCCGCCCCCGCCGCCGCCCACCTTCGGCGGAGCTCCGCCAGCGCCGCCACAGATGTTCAACGGAGCCCCGCCTCCGCCACAGCCGCCGGCTCCACCGGCGCCGCCAGCCATGGGTGGACCGCCAGCTCCGGGTGGTCCCGGGGGTCCTGGCGCCCCTCCTCCACCGCCTCCGCCCCCGGGAATGGGCGGAGCGCCCAAAAAAGATGACCCCCAAGCAGATCTCATGGGCTCACTGGCCGTCCAACTGCAACAGTTCAAGCTCAAGAAGAACAAG TCCACGACCTCCGCTCCGGAGAACAGTGGCAGCAGCACCTCGAGTGGAGGCAGCGGAAACTATGGCACAATCGGACGCAGCTCCAATGGCATGGCCTCCATGATGGACGAGATGGCCAAGACGCTGGCGCGTCGTCGTGCCCAGGCCGAGAAGAAAGAG CCCGATCCTGAGCCCGAGGTGAAGCAGCGTCCGTGGGAGAAGTCCAACACGCTGCCCCACAAGCTGGGCGGCGGTGCCGGAAACGGCTCTGGGACGAACGGGCCCAACGGCAGCTCTGGCGGAGCTGGCAGCAACACAACGAACAGCGGCGGGGAATCGCCGCGACCCATGCGAAAGCGCTTCGGCAGTGCCAGCGAGGAGACCATTCTGAAG GTGAACGGCGATGGCCTGTCCCTGGCACTGTCCAACGGAGACTTGGAGACACTGAAGGCTGAGATAGTGCGCGAGATGCGCCTGGAGATCCAGAAGGTCAAGACCGAGATCATAGATG CTATCAAATCGGAGTTCAATCGCAGATAG
- the LOC108158778 gene encoding protein enabled isoform X2 → MAMKKLYAKTSFSSKKPNAVVASSGPILAYHQSSGPAGGMCEFQAPKGVPVPAPGAATQPAGELIRRSQSLHRVKGLSEYYSIEELQELDLLDYRHPMYHHYQQQQQELLLRQRSAYHEHEQLVLQLPKADRGAAPIYEAPHQQHQRSVQDQSFEQSIIGARASVMVYDDNQKKWVPSGSSSGLSKVQIYHHQQNNTFRVVGRKLHDLEVVINCSILKGLKYNQATATFHQWRDSKFVYGLNFSSQNDAENFARAMMHALETVSQSLQVLSGRVANNPGGQPTNGNGYEEDMGYRTMTSEDAAILRQNNGIAGHITPSAQTPTSQTNQNNIPQSPPTPQGHHRTSSAPPAPQPQQQQQQMAPPGPHYRPPAGNGPTPNGLPPQVNPQIPPAPGQALQQPQQPQQQPQQPYQQQQQQPVYAAQQQQQQMVQAGYPGPSQYQQPHYVLSNSNPNLNMHQYPTQPPQQSLPQQQQQQQPQPPHQNGGGPIYVVSQPGHGHGHIPSSASANSVVYASQQQMVQQQQQQQQPPQAPAMPAPGYGPPQAHPQPPPQQQQQQAENPYGQVPMPPPMNPSQGQIPLNRMSSQGGGQPAAPAPPPPPPTFGGAPPAPPQMFNGAPPPPQPPAPPAPPAMGGPPAPGGPGGPGAPPPPPPPPGMGGAPKKDDPQADLMGSLAVQLQQFKLKKNKSTTSAPENSGSSTSSGGSGNYGTIGRSSNGMASMMDEMAKTLARRRAQAEKKEPDPEPEVKQRPWEKSNTLPHKLGGGAGNGSGTNGPNGSSGGAGSNTTNSGGESPRPMRKRFGSASEETILKVNGDGLSLALSNGDLETLKAEIVREMRLEIQKVKTEIIDAIKSEFNRR, encoded by the exons ATGGCCATGAAGAAACTCTATGCCAAGACCTCGTTCAGCAGCAAGAAACCCAATGCCGTGGTGGCCTCCTCGGGCCCCATCCTGGCCTACCACCAGTCCTCCGGCCCCGCCGGCGGCATGTGCGAGTTCCAGGCCCCGAAGGGTGTCCCCGTGCCGGCACCCGGGGCTGCCACACAGCCCGCCGGGGAGTTGATTCGTCGCAGCCAGAGCCTGCACCGCGTCAAGGGCCTGTCCGAGTACTACAGCATCGAGGAGCTGCAGGAGCTGGATCTGCTCGACTACCGCCACCCCATGTACCACCactaccagcagcagcagcaggagctgcTCCTGCGCCAGCGGTCGGCCTACCACGAGCACGAGCAGCTCGTCCTGCAGCTGCCGAAGGCCGACCGGGGCGCGGCACCCATCTACGAAGCGCCccaccaacaacaccagcGATCCGTCCAGGATCAGTCGTT TGAGCAGAGCATTATCGGGGCACGCGCCTCTGTGATGGTCTACGACGACAACCAGAAGAAGTGGGTGCCCTCGGGGAGCTCGTCGGGACTGAGCAAGGTGCAGATCTACCACCACCAGCAGAACAACACGTTCCGGGTGGTGGGACGGAAGCTGCACGACCTCGAGGTGGTGATCAACTGCTCGATCCTGAAGGGGCTGAAGTACAACCAGGCCACGGCCACGTTCCACCAGTGGCGCGACTCTAAGTTCGTCTACGGCCTGAACTTCTCCAGCCAGAACGATGCGGAGAACTTCGCCCGGGCCATGATGCACGCGCTGGAG ACCGTCTCTCAATCGCTGCAGGTGCTCAGCGGCCGGGTGGCCAACAACCCGGGCGGACAGCCGACCAATGGTAACGGGTACGAGGAGGACATGGGCTACCGCACCATGACCAGCGAGGATGCGGCCATTCTCCGGCAGAACAACGGCATTGCCGGCCACATCACGCCCTCGGCCCAGACGCCCACTTCGCAGACCAACCAGAACAACATACCCCAGAGTCCGCCGACGCCCCAGGGCCACCATCGCACCAGCAG CGCACCGCCGGCCCCCCAgccgcagcaacagcagcagcagatggcCCCGCCCGGACCACATTACAGACCGCCCGCCGGCAACGGACCCACGCCCAACGGCCTACCGCCGCAGGTGAACCCACAAATCCCCCCGGCCCCGGGCCAGGCcctgcagcagccgcagcagccccaacaacagccacagcagccgtaccagcagcagcagcagcaacccgTCTACgccgcccagcagcagcagcagcagatggtcCAGGCGGGCTATCCGGGTCCCTCTCAG TACCAGCAGCCGCACTACGTGCTCTCCAATTCTAATCCCAATCTCAATATGCATCAATACCCGACACAGCCCCCACAGCAGTCtctgccgcagcagcagcagcagcagcagccccagccGCCGCATCAGAACGGGGGCGGACCCATTTACGTGGTCTCGCAGCCCGGCCACGGACACGGCCACATCCCGAGCTCGGCCAGCGCCAACAGCGTCGTGTACGCCAGCCAGCAACAGATggtccagcagcagcagcagcagcagcagccgccacaGGCGCCGGCCATGCCCGCTCCCGGCTACGGTCCGCCCCAGGCACACCCACAGCcgccgccgcagcagcagcagcagcaggcggagAATCCGTATGGCCAGGTGCCGATGCCGCCGCCAATGAATCCGTCACAAGGCCAGATCCCTCTGAACCGCATGAGCAGCCAGGGCGGGGGCCAGCCCGCTGCTCCAGCCCCGCCCCCGCCGCCGCCCACCTTCGGCGGAGCTCCGCCAGCGCCGCCACAGATGTTCAACGGAGCCCCGCCTCCGCCACAGCCGCCGGCTCCACCGGCGCCGCCAGCCATGGGTGGACCGCCAGCTCCGGGTGGTCCCGGGGGTCCTGGCGCCCCTCCTCCACCGCCTCCGCCCCCGGGAATGGGCGGAGCGCCCAAAAAAGATGACCCCCAAGCAGATCTCATGGGCTCACTGGCCGTCCAACTGCAACAGTTCAAGCTCAAGAAGAACAAG TCCACGACCTCCGCTCCGGAGAACAGTGGCAGCAGCACCTCGAGTGGAGGCAGCGGAAACTATGGCACAATCGGACGCAGCTCCAATGGCATGGCCTCCATGATGGACGAGATGGCCAAGACGCTGGCGCGTCGTCGTGCCCAGGCCGAGAAGAAAGAG CCCGATCCTGAGCCCGAGGTGAAGCAGCGTCCGTGGGAGAAGTCCAACACGCTGCCCCACAAGCTGGGCGGCGGTGCCGGAAACGGCTCTGGGACGAACGGGCCCAACGGCAGCTCTGGCGGAGCTGGCAGCAACACAACGAACAGCGGCGGGGAATCGCCGCGACCCATGCGAAAGCGCTTCGGCAGTGCCAGCGAGGAGACCATTCTGAAG GTGAACGGCGATGGCCTGTCCCTGGCACTGTCCAACGGAGACTTGGAGACACTGAAGGCTGAGATAGTGCGCGAGATGCGCCTGGAGATCCAGAAGGTCAAGACCGAGATCATAGATG CTATCAAATCGGAGTTCAATCGCAGATAG
- the LOC108158778 gene encoding protein enabled isoform X5 — protein MAMKKLYAKTSFSSKKPNAVVASSGPILAYHQSSGPAGGMCEFQAPKGVPVPAPGAATQPAGELIRRSQSLHRVKGLSEYYSIEELQELDLLDYRHPMYHHYQQQQQELLLRQRSAYHEHEQLVLQLPKADRGAAPIYEAPHQQHQRSVQDQSFEQSIIGARASVMVYDDNQKKWVPSGSSSGLSKVQIYHHQQNNTFRVVGRKLHDLEVVINCSILKGLKYNQATATFHQWRDSKFVYGLNFSSQNDAENFARAMMHALETVSQSLQVLSGRVANNPGGQPTNGNGYEEDMGYRTMTSEDAAILRQNNGIAGHITPSAQTPTSQTNQNNIPQSPPTPQGHHRTSRNSLSAPPAPQPQQQQQQMAPPGPHYRPPAGNGPTPNGLPPQVNPQIPPAPGQALQQPQQPQQQPQQPYQQQQQQPVYAAQQQQQQMVQAGYPGPSQPPQQSLPQQQQQQQPQPPHQNGGGPIYVVSQPGHGHGHIPSSASANSVVYASQQQMVQQQQQQQQPPQAPAMPAPGYGPPQAHPQPPPQQQQQQAENPYGQVPMPPPMNPSQGQIPLNRMSSQGGGQPAAPAPPPPPPTFGGAPPAPPQMFNGAPPPPQPPAPPAPPAMGGPPAPGGPGGPGAPPPPPPPPGMGGAPKKDDPQADLMGSLAVQLQQFKLKKNKSTTSAPENSGSSTSSGGSGNYGTIGRSSNGMASMMDEMAKTLARRRAQAEKKEPDPEPEVKQRPWEKSNTLPHKLGGGAGNGSGTNGPNGSSGGAGSNTTNSGGESPRPMRKRFGSASEETILKVNGDGLSLALSNGDLETLKAEIVREMRLEIQKVKTEIIDAIKSEFNRR, from the exons ATGGCCATGAAGAAACTCTATGCCAAGACCTCGTTCAGCAGCAAGAAACCCAATGCCGTGGTGGCCTCCTCGGGCCCCATCCTGGCCTACCACCAGTCCTCCGGCCCCGCCGGCGGCATGTGCGAGTTCCAGGCCCCGAAGGGTGTCCCCGTGCCGGCACCCGGGGCTGCCACACAGCCCGCCGGGGAGTTGATTCGTCGCAGCCAGAGCCTGCACCGCGTCAAGGGCCTGTCCGAGTACTACAGCATCGAGGAGCTGCAGGAGCTGGATCTGCTCGACTACCGCCACCCCATGTACCACCactaccagcagcagcagcaggagctgcTCCTGCGCCAGCGGTCGGCCTACCACGAGCACGAGCAGCTCGTCCTGCAGCTGCCGAAGGCCGACCGGGGCGCGGCACCCATCTACGAAGCGCCccaccaacaacaccagcGATCCGTCCAGGATCAGTCGTT TGAGCAGAGCATTATCGGGGCACGCGCCTCTGTGATGGTCTACGACGACAACCAGAAGAAGTGGGTGCCCTCGGGGAGCTCGTCGGGACTGAGCAAGGTGCAGATCTACCACCACCAGCAGAACAACACGTTCCGGGTGGTGGGACGGAAGCTGCACGACCTCGAGGTGGTGATCAACTGCTCGATCCTGAAGGGGCTGAAGTACAACCAGGCCACGGCCACGTTCCACCAGTGGCGCGACTCTAAGTTCGTCTACGGCCTGAACTTCTCCAGCCAGAACGATGCGGAGAACTTCGCCCGGGCCATGATGCACGCGCTGGAG ACCGTCTCTCAATCGCTGCAGGTGCTCAGCGGCCGGGTGGCCAACAACCCGGGCGGACAGCCGACCAATGGTAACGGGTACGAGGAGGACATGGGCTACCGCACCATGACCAGCGAGGATGCGGCCATTCTCCGGCAGAACAACGGCATTGCCGGCCACATCACGCCCTCGGCCCAGACGCCCACTTCGCAGACCAACCAGAACAACATACCCCAGAGTCCGCCGACGCCCCAGGGCCACCATCGCACCAGCAG GAATTCCCTTAGCGCACCGCCGGCCCCCCAgccgcagcaacagcagcagcagatggcCCCGCCCGGACCACATTACAGACCGCCCGCCGGCAACGGACCCACGCCCAACGGCCTACCGCCGCAGGTGAACCCACAAATCCCCCCGGCCCCGGGCCAGGCcctgcagcagccgcagcagccccaacaacagccacagcagccgtaccagcagcagcagcagcaacccgTCTACgccgcccagcagcagcagcagcagatggtcCAGGCGGGCTATCCGGGTCCCTCTCAG CCCCCACAGCAGTCtctgccgcagcagcagcagcagcagcagccccagccGCCGCATCAGAACGGGGGCGGACCCATTTACGTGGTCTCGCAGCCCGGCCACGGACACGGCCACATCCCGAGCTCGGCCAGCGCCAACAGCGTCGTGTACGCCAGCCAGCAACAGATggtccagcagcagcagcagcagcagcagccgccacaGGCGCCGGCCATGCCCGCTCCCGGCTACGGTCCGCCCCAGGCACACCCACAGCcgccgccgcagcagcagcagcagcaggcggagAATCCGTATGGCCAGGTGCCGATGCCGCCGCCAATGAATCCGTCACAAGGCCAGATCCCTCTGAACCGCATGAGCAGCCAGGGCGGGGGCCAGCCCGCTGCTCCAGCCCCGCCCCCGCCGCCGCCCACCTTCGGCGGAGCTCCGCCAGCGCCGCCACAGATGTTCAACGGAGCCCCGCCTCCGCCACAGCCGCCGGCTCCACCGGCGCCGCCAGCCATGGGTGGACCGCCAGCTCCGGGTGGTCCCGGGGGTCCTGGCGCCCCTCCTCCACCGCCTCCGCCCCCGGGAATGGGCGGAGCGCCCAAAAAAGATGACCCCCAAGCAGATCTCATGGGCTCACTGGCCGTCCAACTGCAACAGTTCAAGCTCAAGAAGAACAAG TCCACGACCTCCGCTCCGGAGAACAGTGGCAGCAGCACCTCGAGTGGAGGCAGCGGAAACTATGGCACAATCGGACGCAGCTCCAATGGCATGGCCTCCATGATGGACGAGATGGCCAAGACGCTGGCGCGTCGTCGTGCCCAGGCCGAGAAGAAAGAG CCCGATCCTGAGCCCGAGGTGAAGCAGCGTCCGTGGGAGAAGTCCAACACGCTGCCCCACAAGCTGGGCGGCGGTGCCGGAAACGGCTCTGGGACGAACGGGCCCAACGGCAGCTCTGGCGGAGCTGGCAGCAACACAACGAACAGCGGCGGGGAATCGCCGCGACCCATGCGAAAGCGCTTCGGCAGTGCCAGCGAGGAGACCATTCTGAAG GTGAACGGCGATGGCCTGTCCCTGGCACTGTCCAACGGAGACTTGGAGACACTGAAGGCTGAGATAGTGCGCGAGATGCGCCTGGAGATCCAGAAGGTCAAGACCGAGATCATAGATG CTATCAAATCGGAGTTCAATCGCAGATAG